From a single Gemmatimonadota bacterium genomic region:
- a CDS encoding N-formylglutamate amidohydrolase — MSPAGTFWLFTCEHGGNRVPPRWRECFRGAHAALESHRGWDLGALSLFRTLLRRYADAGFHATVTRLLVDLNRSEGHPRHFSEYTRGLGHEARERILAKFYRPYRAAVSTCVAEALTSHPRVVHIGVHTFTPVLAGRERAFEVGLLYDPSRRAERAWTSGWAAALRGCSDLRVRRNQPYRGASDGLTTTLRRRFGPRYLGIELEVNQALWRGGRWDGAVRAALVESLAVLHSRQELARQGGRY; from the coding sequence ATGTCCCCTGCAGGTACGTTCTGGCTCTTCACCTGCGAGCACGGCGGGAACCGAGTCCCGCCCCGTTGGCGAGAGTGCTTTCGAGGGGCGCACGCTGCGCTCGAGAGCCACCGCGGGTGGGACCTGGGCGCCTTGTCCCTGTTCCGCACGCTGCTGCGGCGGTATGCGGATGCCGGCTTCCACGCCACGGTCACGCGGCTGTTGGTCGATCTGAACCGCTCGGAAGGTCACCCTCGACACTTTTCGGAATACACCCGGGGACTGGGGCACGAGGCGCGGGAGCGCATCCTCGCGAAGTTCTACCGCCCCTACCGGGCCGCCGTTTCTACCTGCGTCGCCGAGGCGCTGACCTCCCATCCGCGGGTCGTCCATATCGGGGTGCACACGTTCACACCCGTGCTGGCCGGACGGGAGCGTGCCTTCGAGGTGGGTCTGCTCTACGATCCTTCGCGTCGGGCCGAGAGGGCGTGGACCTCTGGATGGGCTGCTGCGCTCCGCGGTTGCTCGGACCTGCGCGTTCGGAGGAACCAGCCCTACCGCGGGGCCTCCGACGGATTGACCACGACGCTGCGCCGCCGCTTCGGGCCCCGCTATCTGGGGATCGAGTTGGAGGTGAATCAGGCGCTCTGGCGGGGCGGACGATGGGACGGGGCCGTGCGCGCGGCGCTCGTGGAGAGCCTCGCTGTGCTGCACTCGCGCCAGGAACTGGCGCGACAGGGTGGCCGCTACTAG